In Persicobacter psychrovividus, the genomic window GTCGACCCCGGGTATGCGAAAATGTAGATTTGTGGACTAAGAGGCCAGAGCAAAAAAGGCTAATAGGCGATTTTAATATTTCTTTAATATACCCTCAATGCTTCAAAATAATTGTTGAATGTTTGATTTGTTACAAATGGAATATTTTCAGTTTATTTTTTTCTAAATACCCATAGACCTTACACGAAAAAAGGGCGACCATTTGGCCGCCCTTCATTATTTGAAATGAAATAAAATTATTTCATTGAATGTTCAGCATCTAAAAAGCTCACGGGAGTATTGGTGGCTTTTTTTGCACAGTTTTCTTTTTGGCAAGACTTTGAACAAGGAAGTTGCTCGGCTGTTTTGCTATCACTTTGTCCAATTCCGATGATCATTGGCGCAATTACCAATGAAACGATGGACATCAATTTAATCAAAATGTTCATCGATGGGCCAGAAGTATCCTTGAAAGGATCTCCTACGGTGTCACCTGTTACAGAGGCTTTATGAGGCTCAGAACCTTTATAGAATGTCTCCCCTTCGATAACGGCACCTTTTTCAAAAGTCTTTTTGGCGTTATCCCAAGCTCCACCAGCATTGTTTTGGAACATGCCCATCAATACACCAGAAGCGGTTACACCAGCCAAAAGTCCACCTAAAACTTCAGGGCCGAAGATAAAGCCCACAACGATTGGCGTCAATAAAGCCAACAAGCCTGGAGGAACCATCTCTTTAATAGATGCCTGTGTCGAAATGGCTACACACTTATCATATTCTGGAGTTGCTTTGTACTCCATGATGCCTGGAATTTCACGGAACTGACGGCGTACCTCATGCACCATAGCCATTGCCGCACGACCAACAGCCGCGATAGCCATGGAAGAGAACAAGAATGGAATCATGGCACCAACAAACATTCCGGAAAGGACTTCAGCCTTAAAAATATCAATTGAAGTAATGCCCGACAAACCAACAAAAGCAGCGAACAACGCCAAAGAAGTTAAGGCTGCTGAAGCAATCGCGAATCCTTTACCAGTTGCGGCAGTGGTGTTTCCTACGGCATCAAGTTTATCAGTACGTTCACGAACAATTTCAGGTAATCCACTCATTTCCGCAATACCACCTGCATTATCAGCAATAGGGCCAAAAGCATCAATGGCAAGTTGCATGGCTGTGGTTGCCATCATACCTGCAGCTGCAATGGCTACACCATATAAACCTGCAAAATGATTTGACAAGAAAATACCTGCAGCTAAGACCAACATTGGTATCGCTGTAGATTGCATTCCGATCGAAAGACCACCGATAATATTAGTCGCGTGCCCTGTTGATGATTGATGAATGATTGAGTTCACAGGTTTCTTACCCATTGCGGTGTAATATTCCGTAATAATCGACATCAAAGCACCTACGATCAGCCCGACAACAATGGCATAGAATACATCCATTGAAGTAAATTCATGTCCACGAATAGTCATAGTGTCTGCCATCATCCATTTTACAAGGAAGAATGATGTGATTGCTGTCAATATAATCGACGACCAGTTCCCTAAGTTCAAGGCTTGCTGTACATCACCTTCTTCATCTTTCACACGCACAAACTGTACACCGATAATCGAGAAAATAATACCTAAACCTGCAATAACCATCGGCAACAGGATTGGAGCCATTCCGCCAAATTGGTCATTAGAAACAATCTCTCTACCCAATACCATAGTGGCCAAAATTGTGGCTACGTATGAACCGAAAAGGTCAGCACCCATACCTGCTACATCACCCACATTATCACCAACGTTATCGGCAATAGTGGCAGGGTTTCTAACATCATCCTCAGGAATGTCCTGCTCTACTTTACCTACTAAATCGGCACCAACATCGGCTGCTTTAGTGTAAATACCACCACCTACACGAGCGAATAATGCGATTGATTCCGCTCCAAGGGAGAAACCTGAAAGTACTTCCAACGCCATTTGCATTTCATGTCCATTTACACCAGCGTCATGGCCAACAAACATATAAAAGAAAATGATGAACAAACTGCCAAGTCCCAATACTGCAAGACCAGCAACTCCAAGTCCCATCACGGCACCACCAGTAAATGCAACATTCAGTGCTTTACTTAATGAAGTTCGTGCCGCCTGTGTTGTTCTTACATTGGCTTTTGTTGCCACTTTCATTCCGATGTAACCTGCAAAAGCAGAAAATACCGCACCGATAATAAAAGCAATGGCAATCACCGGGCTTGAAGTATCAACTGCATAACCTGAATAGGCAAGCAGTAATCCTGCGATAATGGCAAAGTAAGTCATTACCTTCCATTCCGCTTTTAAAAATGCCATTGCACCATCGGCAATGTATTTTGAGAGTTCGGTCATCTTCTGATCCCCTGACTCCTGTTTATCTACCCAAGCTGATTTTACAGCGGTGTAGATAAGGCCTACTATTCCCAAGACAGGAACAATAAAAATGAAATTTTCCATACTGTTGAATGAATTAAAAAAATGATACCAAAAAAAATTGTATTTTATAGGGTATCCTAAAAAACTATAATTCTATAATTAATTTGAATTGAGCATTAAATTAAAGAAATTTCCAC contains:
- a CDS encoding sodium-translocating pyrophosphatase, whose product is MENFIFIVPVLGIVGLIYTAVKSAWVDKQESGDQKMTELSKYIADGAMAFLKAEWKVMTYFAIIAGLLLAYSGYAVDTSSPVIAIAFIIGAVFSAFAGYIGMKVATKANVRTTQAARTSLSKALNVAFTGGAVMGLGVAGLAVLGLGSLFIIFFYMFVGHDAGVNGHEMQMALEVLSGFSLGAESIALFARVGGGIYTKAADVGADLVGKVEQDIPEDDVRNPATIADNVGDNVGDVAGMGADLFGSYVATILATMVLGREIVSNDQFGGMAPILLPMVIAGLGIIFSIIGVQFVRVKDEEGDVQQALNLGNWSSIILTAITSFFLVKWMMADTMTIRGHEFTSMDVFYAIVVGLIVGALMSIITEYYTAMGKKPVNSIIHQSSTGHATNIIGGLSIGMQSTAIPMLVLAAGIFLSNHFAGLYGVAIAAAGMMATTAMQLAIDAFGPIADNAGGIAEMSGLPEIVRERTDKLDAVGNTTAATGKGFAIASAALTSLALFAAFVGLSGITSIDIFKAEVLSGMFVGAMIPFLFSSMAIAAVGRAAMAMVHEVRRQFREIPGIMEYKATPEYDKCVAISTQASIKEMVPPGLLALLTPIVVGFIFGPEVLGGLLAGVTASGVLMGMFQNNAGGAWDNAKKTFEKGAVIEGETFYKGSEPHKASVTGDTVGDPFKDTSGPSMNILIKLMSIVSLVIAPMIIGIGQSDSKTAEQLPCSKSCQKENCAKKATNTPVSFLDAEHSMK